AAGGGGTGCCTTTCCAAGGGGATCCTCGAGGAAATCTCAAACGTGCCCTCAAGCACATGGAAGAACTAGGGTTCAAATCGTTTAACCTTGGACCAGAACCAGAATTTTTTCTGTTTAAGCTAGACGAGCATGGCAATCCTACGCTGGAAGTCAACGACAAGGGAGGTTATTTTGATTTAGCGCCGACAGATTTGGCAGATAATACGCGCCGTGAAATCGTAAATGTCTTGACAACCATGGGATTTGAGGTGGAAGCGAGTCACCATGAGGTGGCTGTTGGTCAGCATGAGATTGATTTTAAGTATGATGAGGTTTTGCGTGCCTGTGATAAAATTCAGCTTTTTAAGCTGGTTGTAAAGACAATTGCTCGCAAGCATGGTTTGTATGCGACCTTTATGGCGAAGCCCAAGTTTGGCATTGCTGGATCAGGGATGCACTGCAATATGTCCCTTTTTGATCAGGATGGTAATAATGCCTTTTATGACCCACAGGATCCTAACGGCATGCAATTATCGCAGATAGCCTATCATTTCTTGGGTGGTCTGATTAAGCATGCCTATAATTTTACGGCTATTACCAATCCAACGGTTAATTCCTACAAGCGTTTAGTGCCAGGCTATGAAGCACCTGTCTACATCGCTTGGGCGGGTCGCAATCGTTCTCCTTTGGTACGAGTTCCAGCTTCTCGAGGAATGGGAACACGCTTAGAACTTCGTTCGGTTGACCCAATGGCCAATCCCTATATTGCCATGGCAGTTTTGCTAGAGGTGGGACTAAATGGTATTGAAAATAAGATTGAGGCACCAGCTCCGATCGAAGAGAATATCTATGTCATGTCAGCAGAAGAGCGTAAGGAAGCGGGGATTACCGATTTACCATCAACTCTTCACAATGCTCTAAAAGCCTTGACAGAAGATGAGGTCGTGAAGGAAGCACTTGGTCAACATATCTATACCAACTTTGTTGAAGCGAAGCGTATTGAATGGGCGAGTTATGCAACCTTTGTATCTCAATGGGAAGTGGATAACTACCTTGACTTATACTAAGGGCTGTGAAAAATAGATAATAAAAAAGAGGCGGAAACATTGGTTTTCTGCCTCTTATTATGGCTCGAAACCATAATGTAGATTTGCCGCTACTACTTTTTCCGATGAGGGCAATCTTATCTCCCTTGTGAATTGTCAGTGTAACACGCTTAAACAATTTATGCTTTCCATAAGAAAAACTCCGTTCTTCAAGGGAGATTGGAAATATTTCTTCTACTTTATCAATCTTAGACTCTTGGACATTTTCTAGTCAGAATGCATCGTTTTACCGATAGCGAGGAAAAATCCTTCTTATTTAATCAATAGCAGTTTTCTTCTGGCTTTAAAAATGGTAAAATGATAGGAAGAATTGGAGAGAAAGATGCCAAAAGAAGTAAACTTAACAGGCGACCAAGTGGTGGCCCTTACTAGAGACTATTTATCCCCAGAAGATGTGGCTTTTGTGCAGAAGGCCTTGATTTATGCGGTGGATTGCCACAGTGGACAATTTCGCAAGTCAGGGGAACCTTATATTATTCATCCGATCCAAGTGGCGGGCATTTTGGCCAAATTAAAACTGGATGCGGTGACCGTTTCCTGCGGTTTTTTGCATGATGTGGTGGAGGATACGGATGCGACTTTGGACGATTTGGAGCGTGAATTTGGAGAAGATGTCCGCATTATCGTAGATGGGGTGACCAAGCTCGGTAAGGTCAAGTATATGTCCCACGAGGAGCAATTGGCGGAAAATCATCGCAAGATGCTGATGGCCATGTCGAAAGATATTCGGGTTATTTTGGTGAAATTAGCCGACCGATTGCACAATATGCGCACGCTGAAACACCTGCGAAAAGACAAGCAGGAACGAATTTCGCGAGAAACTATGGAAATTTATGCTCCGCTAGCTCACCGACTAGGGATTTCCAGCGTCAAATGGGAATTGGAAGATCTGTCCTTCCGCTATCTCAACGAAGTGGAGTTTTACAAGATTTCTCATACGATGAAGGAAAAACGCAGAGAGCGGGAAGCCTTGGTCGAAGAAGTAGTTGAGAAGATTGATAGGTATGCGGCTGAACGTCATTTACATGGGAAAATCTATGGTCGTCCTAAGCATATTTACTCGATTTATCGAAAAATGCAGGATAAAAAGAAGCGTTTTGATGAGATTTACGACCTGATTGCCATTCGGTGTATCCTTGATACTCAGAGCGATGTTTATGCAATGTTGGGTTATATTCACGAATTATGGCGACCAATGCCGGGGCGATTTAAGGATTATATTGCCAACCGCAAGGCCAATGGCTATCAATCAATCCATACGACGGTTTACGGTCCCAAGGGTCCGATTGAGTTTCAAATTCGGACCAAGGAAATGCATGAGGTGGCAGAGTATGGGGTAGCTGCTCATTGGGCCTATAAAAAAGGCATTAAGGGACAGGTTGACAGTCGTGAATCAGCAATCGGGATGAACTGGATTAAGGAAATGATGGAGCTCCAAGACCAGTCTGATGATGCTAAAGAATTTGTGGATTCGGTCAAGGAAAACTATCTGGCAGAGGAAATCTATGTGTTCACCCCTGATGGAGCCGTTCGCTCTTTACCAAAAGATTCAGGACCGATTGATTTTGCTTATGAAATCCATACCAAGGTTGGAGAAAAAGCGACAGGTGCCAAGGTCAATGGTCGGATGGTTCCCTTGACAACCAAGCTGAAAACAGGGGACCAAGTGGAAATTATCACCAATAGCAACTCCTTTGGACCAAGTCGTGATTGGCTCAATATGGTCAAGACCAGCAAGGCTCGCAATAAAATTCGTCAATTTTTCAAAAACCAAGACAAGGAATTGTCCATTTCAAAAGGTCGAGAACTCTTACAAGCTCAATTCCAAGAGCATGGCTATGTAGCTAATAAATACATGGATAAAAAGCACATGGAAGAAGTGCTGCAAAAGACGAGTTACAAGACTGAGGAATCCCTCTTTGCGGCCATTGGTTTTGGAGAGGTGGGGGCCATCTCCATTTTCAATCGCTTGACAGAAAAAGAACGCCGAGAAGAGGAGAAGGCTAAGGCTCGTGCAGAGGCTGAAGAATTGCTCAAAGGCGGTGAGGTCAAGGTTGAAAACAAGGATACCTTGAAAGTC
The window above is part of the Streptococcus himalayensis genome. Proteins encoded here:
- the glnA gene encoding type I glutamate--ammonia ligase, translated to MPITVADIRREVKEKNVTFIRLMFSDILGTMKNVEIPATDEQLEKVLSNKAMFDGSSIEGFVRINESDMYLYPDLDTWTVFPWGDENGSVAGLICDVYTTEGVPFQGDPRGNLKRALKHMEELGFKSFNLGPEPEFFLFKLDEHGNPTLEVNDKGGYFDLAPTDLADNTRREIVNVLTTMGFEVEASHHEVAVGQHEIDFKYDEVLRACDKIQLFKLVVKTIARKHGLYATFMAKPKFGIAGSGMHCNMSLFDQDGNNAFYDPQDPNGMQLSQIAYHFLGGLIKHAYNFTAITNPTVNSYKRLVPGYEAPVYIAWAGRNRSPLVRVPASRGMGTRLELRSVDPMANPYIAMAVLLEVGLNGIENKIEAPAPIEENIYVMSAEERKEAGITDLPSTLHNALKALTEDEVVKEALGQHIYTNFVEAKRIEWASYATFVSQWEVDNYLDLY
- a CDS encoding RelA/SpoT family protein yields the protein MPKEVNLTGDQVVALTRDYLSPEDVAFVQKALIYAVDCHSGQFRKSGEPYIIHPIQVAGILAKLKLDAVTVSCGFLHDVVEDTDATLDDLEREFGEDVRIIVDGVTKLGKVKYMSHEEQLAENHRKMLMAMSKDIRVILVKLADRLHNMRTLKHLRKDKQERISRETMEIYAPLAHRLGISSVKWELEDLSFRYLNEVEFYKISHTMKEKRREREALVEEVVEKIDRYAAERHLHGKIYGRPKHIYSIYRKMQDKKKRFDEIYDLIAIRCILDTQSDVYAMLGYIHELWRPMPGRFKDYIANRKANGYQSIHTTVYGPKGPIEFQIRTKEMHEVAEYGVAAHWAYKKGIKGQVDSRESAIGMNWIKEMMELQDQSDDAKEFVDSVKENYLAEEIYVFTPDGAVRSLPKDSGPIDFAYEIHTKVGEKATGAKVNGRMVPLTTKLKTGDQVEIITNSNSFGPSRDWLNMVKTSKARNKIRQFFKNQDKELSISKGRELLQAQFQEHGYVANKYMDKKHMEEVLQKTSYKTEESLFAAIGFGEVGAISIFNRLTEKERREEEKAKARAEAEELLKGGEVKVENKDTLKVKHEGGVVIQGASGLLIRIAKCCNPVPGDAIVGYITKGRGVAIHRVDCMNLRAQDNYEQRLLDVEWEDEHSSKEYIAHIDIYGLNRTGLLNDVLQVLSNTTRNISTVNAQPTKDMKFANIHVSFGIANLSMLTTVVDKIKSVPEVYSVKRTNG